The window CCTGCGTCACGGCAGTCCTAGTACGCGCGGTCTGCACAGCATCAGCCCCCTGGCTCCCGATGCGGTCCGAACGCCTCCCGCGGATTCGCGGGGACCGCCGCGGTACCTTCGCGCTCGAGGGATCACCCCATCTCCCGCAGCATCCGCGGCGAGAGGTAGGCGCGAGGCGCGAGAACCGCCGCAGCCGAAGCAGGAcagtcggcgtcggcgccccTTCTCGCGCGGGCGTGGCGATcggcatcgcagcagcagcagcagcagtcacCGTCATCAAGGCGAGGGGAAGCAAGGCAAGGCGCAAGCTACCTCGccaccacagccgcagcctcccgacgccgccagcagTGACTCTCAAGCCCCGACGAGGCGCGAGATGACAGTACCGCCGCAGCTCGCCGCGCCCTCGCAGCAGTCGGacttgccgctgcccctgccaaagcagcggcaactCTCTCCTAGCGACAACCAGTGCGGCAATCAGGCCCagcaggaggtgcagcggcgagacCGCCTTTCGCAGCCAGATGACTCAGACGGCGCGGTCGCAGACacgcaggagcaggagcaggagcgtTCGGCtcgaacgccgccgccgcggtcgagAAGCCCTGCTAGTGCCcacgcctcctccctgcgcgtgtgcaaTGGCACTAAGGAAGCGGTGGCAGGGGCTCCGTCCCGCAGAGGTCATGTGGAAGACATGGTGCTCACcgtgccgcggctgtcgcCTGCTCAAgcctcccccctcgcacCTTCGACGCAACCGCAGCGCGCTCGGAGGACTGGCGAGGACTTCCGCCATGGTAGTCCCGTTCAGCCCGCAGcctggcagcagcacctcttGAAGCGTCCACTTCAGGTTGGCATCCCCGGTCGCGTTGGCGTTCCTGGCAAGGGttccgcggcagcggaggtgaCGCCGTCAGCCgcacggcgtggcgcagccCTTTCCACCCCCCCACAGCTCGTTAGCACCTCACCCATCGCGCGCTCCTACGTGGTGCAGTCCTTCTCGAGCTATCTACCGGGTGAGTCTACGGTGCTGCTCGGGGCTCACCATCGCGGAGGTCCGAGCCCGTCgtccgcaccgccgccgccgtctcagGCGGTCGGCCCCAGCGCTGGCGTTGCCGCTACCACTTCAATGCCGGCCGTCGTAATCGAGGTGGCGGTcgtggccaccgccgcgccatcgctgcctgagccggaggtgctgcagctctacGAAGATATGCTTCGCCATCGGCATGCCGGCAACTGTAAAGGCTGGAGCGGAGGTGTGTCTCGTCACGACGGCCGCGATGCGCAGCAACGGTACACCCACGATGACCTCGCGGCCGCGTTTGATCTCATTGTGCACATTCAACTTGCtactgtcgccgccgtcacggtCAGTGACATCAAggacgaggtggcgctgcgcactgGCTTGCcagccgcgcagcagtgTCTTGTATACGACGCCGTGTTGCTGCAGGACTGTCTACCCGTCTGCCTGCTTCCGTCGGTcgctgacgacgacggcgttggTGATGGACAAGATGCCGCCATGGGACGAAGTGCAGGCCACGACTGCTGGAGactcgtgtgcgtgccgctgtcgAGCGActcatcggcagcggcgatggcgcggcagACTCGTCGGATCGAGTCTCCgccgcgagcggcggcgtcgccagcagcagcagccgatgcCATGCCCTatgacgacggcggagaCAAGGCTGCAGCAACACTTCAGTCCCTGCTGTCGATTTCTCCTGTACGACCGAGGACGCGAACCtctcgcgcagcagaggcggccgcgacgTCGCCCTCGCGGCGGCCTGGCGCTGTCCCTTTCACCCTCTCCAACGGCACGACAGTCGCTGCGTCAGCAACTATCCTCGCGAacacagccacagccacCGCCTCAGCTCCAACTGCAGCAAGGGCGGGCAATACGGAGCAAGTGGTCTCCGAGCACATCAACCGTCTGCGACGTCTGTACCTTAGCAACGCGGAGATGAGTGATCAGTCCGGTAGGGGAGGCTGGGGTttcgccgtggctgctgtggaGAGGGCACCAGAGCACGCGGATCCGTCCACCGCAGCGATGACCGGGGCGCGCCAaccggcgcggcagcagcgagacctcttgctgtcgccgctgagGGCGGCGCCCGCTGTTGGTGCCGAACACTATCGAACCCGCTTCGGTCTGTCCTCTTCCGCGGCGCCGATCCCGTCTGCCTGCACGCTGCCGTCTCCATGTCGCGCGGAACTGAGCGACGCGTTGATTGCTGctcttccgcctccgccattGCGCCGTCCGGTCACTCTGCCGTACGAGTCCATCACGACGCTCTCCTGGAAGTCCTCTGTGCCTCAGACACAGCCCATGCAGCCGGTGCAGatcaccgccagcagcagcgtcggtgCGGATGCCAGCGGTGGCAATGGTGGGGGTGGCGTCGATGCAAGTTGGATGAGCTCGCTCAGCGcatccttctcctccgctgccgcagcggcggtgatgatgTGAGCCGCGCCGAGCGAAAAGCGTACAGGCGCTCAAGCCGTTGATGCGTCGAGGAAAGAGGAAAAGGTGGGAAGGAGGCCTGCACATCGCTGTGGCGCTCGCATCACCTTCCCGTCTCTGTCTgcttgcctctctccccgATGACTTGGAGCTTAGACCACTCACTAGaatacgcacgcacgcacagaggcCCATGTGACGTCCTGAACTCTGTTGTAGGCGTGCATGGGTGTGTATAccattctctctctccgtgtgtgaGCACCTTAGACATCGATGACATCGACACATAGACACGGGCGGAGgggggcgtgtgtgcaggcgtgtgtgtgtgtgtgtgtggtgcctCGCGCGCAGACAGGGCGCTGAACTCTTCGGTTTCCTGCTTCTccccaaccaccaccacgcacacacacacacctcctcctcctcccgctgaCGCGCGGGCGCAACCTCCACCATCCCTGCTGAACGCACGCGCCGGTTATTTTTTGGGGGGTGCGCGGCTGCATCGTGCGCACACAATCCATgacagcggcgcgtgtgcgctctcGCTTCCTCGAACAcgccctcccttcccttcccctccctcctcctttcctggtccacacgcgcgcacagtTGACGCGGAAACAGATCCGAGAAGAACGGCAGAATCGAGGCGAGCGAACCACCACGAGCATCACACTACGGGGTGCACCTCCGTGGGAGAGTGCGCAGGGGAGAGTACTGCGCGGATTGGTCCTGTGCGGCTGTCTAGATGCGAGACAGCGAGAGGGGCGGCAGTGCAGGGGGCCGCGCTGCCGTAGGCTCAATAACGTTCATGTGTGCGCTCGTAAACGCAGAGCGCACATCCTTTCCTAGACGCGCGTGAGTGTGCCGCAACATTCGTACAAGGAGAAGGGGGTTGGAATAGATGCCCAAAGTCcgcggagaggagggcatcGGGGTGTACCTCCGCATCCGaccgccgccgacatcgCAGCAGAGTCGCCTgctcgccaccggcggcggcggcaccgcggcagcctccAGCCCATTCGAGGCAGCGCGAGGGACCGGCCAGCCGCCGGCTACCTTTCAGTACGAAGTGGAAGAGGACTTTCAAAGGTCGATCTTGCACCTGCACACCGCGCAGCGACTCGTGCAGGATGCGCAGCGGGGGACGACAGGtccgtcgccgttgccgccgtcctcAGTCCCAGCGAACAGCCcacgcggtggtggcggcagcaccacccaTGCCGCTGGTATCGACGACGTCGTGAACAACACCGTCGTTGACTTTCAGTACCGCTTCGACCGCGTTTTCAAGCCGAGCGCAACGCAAGAAGACGTcttcgccaccgtcgcgaAGGGCTGCGTTGAGTCGGTGCTGGATGGCATGAACAGCACCGTCTTTGCCTACGGCCAgacgggcagcggcaagacgtACAGCATCACGGGCGGGACAGAGAGCTACCAAGATCGAGGTCTCATCCCACGCGCGATGGCCATGATCTACGAGGAAGTGGCACGGCGACGCGAGGGCGGAGGTCGacacctgcgccgcagcagcagcgccgaggccgcAGGTGATGACGGCCACCACGCCAGCGATGACGATGCtagtggcggcggtgccacgACGTACACCATCACCATGTCCTACCTTCAGATCTACAACGACAAGGGGCAAGACCTGCTCAACCACGGgcgcgacgcgcgcacgctggaggagctgccggcCGTCACGATACACGAGATGGAGGACGACATTATGCTCAAGGGGCTCGAGCAGCACAGCGCACCAACGCTGGCAGACGCCCTGAACCTTCTGTTCCTCGGCGACACGAACCGCCTGTACTGCGAGACGCCCATGAACAAGACGTCGTCACGCTCGCACTGCATCTTTACCATCTATCTGGAGGCCCGctccgcttcttcttccGTCGTGCGTCGCTCCAAGCTGAACCTCGTCGATCTCGCCGGAAGCGAGCGCGTGAGCAAGACCGGCGTCTCGGGCACGATCTTGACGGAGGCGAAGCACATcaacctctctctccacttCCTCGAGCAAGTCATCGTCGCGCTcagcgagaaggcgaagggggTACGCGATCACGTGCCGTATCGCAACTCGTTTCTCAcgatggtgctgcgcgacagcCTCGGTCGCAACTGCAAGACAGTCATgctcgccacggcgcacGTCGTTGCCTCGCAGGTGGCGGAGACGATGAGCACATGCCAGtttgcgcagcgcgtcgcaTTGATCCAGCAGGCACCGCAGGTGAACGTGGAGACGGACccggtgctgctcgtgcgcaGGCTGCGCGCGGAGGTGGCACAGCTCAAGGACGAAGTCGCCTACCTCCGCgcgaacggcggcggcagtggtgcggCGTCACTGGCGGCCGACCGCACGCTGACGGCGGATGAAAAGAACGTATGCCGCGGCATGGTCGATGCGTACATCCAGAAGGCTGCTGTGGATGGCGATTGGAGCTCCCGCCTCACCGGCCTTAACGGGGACATGGCTCGTATATACTGCTGCTATGAGATTCTACGCGAGCGtctcgtgcgcggcggcggtggcgtgccCCACGATacgcagcaacagcgacagcagaagcagcggctggAAGACAGCGAAGCGCAGGTGACGGCACTGCGGCACACTCTGCAGCTCAAGGAAAACGAGCTGCAGATGTTATTGACGGTGCTCAAGAAGGCGGGGCACGCTGACGCGACGAGCAGCGTTGGcggggcgggcggcggcgcaagcCTCTGTGCCGCCGGTATGCGGTACAACGCCGTTGCGCAGACACCTCACAGCGACGGAGgcgccatcagcggcagcggagaggcgaAAGGCGTGGCGGGTGTGCCCTTTATTTTCACGATATCGCGAAGCAGCTCCGGAAGTCGGAGTGCGAACGTCGGTGACGTGCAGAacgacgagcagcagcaggccgagCTCTCGCTGAGGCGGAACATCTACCGTGACGCTCAGCAACTAGTTGCTCAGTTGCGCCGgtcagctggcgcagctctcACGCAAgccacggcagctgcagcgccaccgcacgCGGAGAGTACAgtcgaggcggcgctggcccGTGTCACCACCCTTGCACAGCAAGGTCAGTTCACTGAGGCCGAGGTTGCAGTCGCCACGGAGTTCCTCGAGAGCAAGCGTGAGTACCAGCAGCACGTCGCGAACTTGCACGAGCGCGGCGAAGGGGACAAGAACAAcgggggcggcagcggcagcggcagtggtgctggtggtggtgacgcccGCACTGCGGTGGACGTGCTGATGGACGAGCAGTTTCTGCAGAaccgcgcgcaggcgctggaggcgttCAAGGCCTCCTACGAGGCGCAGCACAAGGTGGAGGAGATaaagcagctgctccggcCCACGTACGCAGCGTGCAAggccacggcgcagcagctcaacGCCTGCGTAGACGCCATTAAACAGCTGAAAACCAAGAtccagcgccggcgagccGAGCGGGCGGCGGACGGCAGCGATGTCGTAGACGCCGAGGAAGCCGCGTGGCTGGCGGAGCTGAGCTCTATGAAAGAGCGCTACAACGTtcacgcggcgcagctgcggcacgaCAAGGAGGAAATCGACGGCATGCATGCCTATCTCAAGCGCGCAcaggagcagctggtgcgCGACTTTGAGCGCTGGTtcagcgcgcggcagcagcaggtgcagctggctgtgcagcagcaagagctgcacgcgcagcgccggcacgagGAAGAGAAACGAGCGGAGCTGACAGATGGCTTGCGAGCGGCCCTCGGGGTATCGCCAACCAACGTTCCGTTGTCCGAGAAGCCAGGCCCGACCATGTGCGtcacgccgccaccgtcgccgcgtgGCGACACGGGTTACACTGCGAGCTCAATCACGAGTAGccagtgcggcagcagcctgCCCTTCTCGCCACTATTCTCGGCCGCTCAGCGACAACGCCCCTACGCGCACTCGGCCTCCGACTCCATGATCGCAGCGCCGTGCCTGCCCAACAcgagcggcagtggcgggtTGTCAGCAGTGCTGTTGCCATCCACCACGCAGGCGCCTGTGCGCGGTGAGCACCACTCCTCGTCGGTGCCGACACTCTCTCTGACTACACCGTCCGCGCGGCTGGCGATGACGGTGAAAGATGGACAGCTGCACTCTGCGGACGTGGCCTTGGCACGCCTATCGTTGTCGCCTACGGTGCAGCGAGACGGCTCCAGCACATCGCCACCGGCTACCTCGCCAGGGCTCACGGGGCCAGCGCAGAACGGCTGGACAACAGCGAAGGCGAGCACCACGTTGATGATGGGTGGCGGTACGGAAACCACACCGAGCCCGACGCGGCCGTTCCATCTCCTCCCTCTTGgcgacaccaccaccaccaacacgaCCGCCAACGGCACGGCCTCGTCTGTCGCccccgccggcagcgccgcctctgccaaCAAGAAGCCGAGCAACCCGTACTTCCCGCTGTTCCCGTCCACCGGGAacgccgcggcggatgcacagctggcggagctctacaaggcgagagaggccATGCGCAAGCAGTTCCAGTGAAGCGCGGGAGACACACTGGaatggggaggagggcgagcggcacctgcgccagcgtcAGTGCTTCCCTTCCTGGCTCCCCCCTCTtacctccaccaccaccatcaacCACCCATAGCAATCCTCGTTGCTCCCTCCCAATGCggacgcgcgtgtgcggcatTAGACCGGTGGGCATGTATGCATGCACGTGTATCTGCCCCGCCGCACTGACGCGGCTCTATTTCTTCCCCCGTTGCTGTCGGTGTGGCACTCGTGTCCATCCTATTCATTGTTCCTGTCGTGCATCGGCGCTCACCTTCGCACTCTGCACTTTCGTCAACGCACCAGCACTTCGCTTACGGTCGGAAGCATGAGAAGCACGCGGCCCCGCAAGGCagtgagagagcgagcgtTCCCTTGGTCAGTCAGGTGAGTAGGCCGTGCCCCGGCTGATCCTCATTCGGGCATgccagggggagggggaggagaggcgctCACGGCGtctggtggtgctgctgttctcGGAGCAGCTCTGGAAACTGCCAACCCAACCTGACCcaaccccctcctctctctgtcatCTGCCATCTGCCACGCGAGCTCtatccctcccccctcccctcatgCCCTCTATCGATCCCGTGTCTCACGCATTCTTGTatccttcccttcccttgATAGCGCCTCACATGCGTTTGCGTagcgcgcctcttctcctctgtgtgcactgccctccctcctccctctctcctcccgtGGTCGTCTCCGCAACCGCCTCAGAGTGCGCGGGCGAAAGACTTGGGAGAGCACAGCACGAGCCCCACCCGGTGGCTGCCAGctagacacgcgcacagaaaaggaaagcacaCGGCCGCAAGCTCGCcaaccccaccccaccccaccacctccccaACGCCATGGCCTCGACGCTGCCACCGGAAAAGAAGCGGAAGGCCAccaaggcggcagcgggaaCAGCGTCCCAACGGAAGGGCaacgctggtggcggcggtgagcaCGTGCGCGAGGACCCCCACCACACATGGAACCAGCAACTCATGGAGGCCTGCCTCGCctgcgatgcggcggcggtgcggaaACTGATcgagcgcggcgccgaccCAGTCAACGCGCGCGAAGTGCCGCCCCTGAGCTACTACACGGGCCCCATCattcagcagctgcagctccagcagcaagCCTCATCCGAGGCCCGGTCTCACTCAGAACCGCTCGTCATTGATCAGCTGCGTGGGGATCaaccaccgcggcagcagagcccGTTGAGCggctcgtcgctgccgctgcctgctgccgcggcagcggtccCCGACAGTCTCCCTCCGttggcggcgatgctgctctCCGGCCTTAACACGCCAgccgcgctggaggtgaTGAAGGTGCTCATTCAACACGGCGCGAGCGTCAACGATACCTTCTCGTTTTCTGTAGCCCCCCTCACCGCTGCACGGCCTGGCACGGACGTGAGCGAAAacgagagcggcggcagcaccgcctaCGGGGCGTCGGCGAACGACAGCGGTGGGCACCGCAAGAACACATGCGTCTCCAGCCCGGATCCGAAAGGCAAGCAGCCCAGTGGTAAGAGGAAGGCGTCGGTCATCGGGACAGCCCttacggcggcggccggtgGGTCTGCgctcgtcagcgccgccggcacaccgggcggtgccgctgtgaACCCGCCCGAGGCACCAAGGCACGAGGAGAGCACCATCGTTGGCTCCGTCTTGCACTACGTTGTTGCCCACGGAGACCACGCTCAACTTCtacgcctgctgctcctcgcagccaccgccgtccactccgccgccggcgcagcgcctgtTTCACCGTcgctaccgctgccgctgcagcaacagctgGCGACGGGCGAGCCCCACGCTGAGGGTTCCACGGCGTTCTTGCCGCACCTCTTTCCTGTTCCGCTTCCCTGCACCCTCTTGCCTGCCGTCGAGGCGGAGACGATCGTTGGTGTCATGCGgtggcagcaccagcagcgtctcgGTGGAAcagcagacgccgccggACCGAATGGTTTGCCATCACCGACCGCCACTCCGCGTGTGTCACAGTCGCGCAAGAGTCACATTGTGAgcaacgccgctgcaacCGCCCGCACTTACggctccgcggcggcagcgcagccggcCACAGCCGTCCTTCCGGCACAGGCAGCTGGGCCCGTGAGCGCCACCAGCCTCGTGTCGCCGTCTGCGGCGGAGGCTGTGCTGACCGCACTCCAGCAAgtcctgcggcagcgccagacGAGCACCGGCGGCTACCACGGCTTGCCGATCCTCATGAGCGTgtacccgcagcagcagcagaaagaAGACAAAGCCGAGCTCGGCGGCGGGGCAGCcacgggcagcgccgcggcaccggtcgtcgttgccgctgccgctccctgCAACTGGTGGAGCCTGGCCGGCCTGTGCGACGCCGCTGATGCAGTCGTCACCGACGACCTGTACCAGCGCACGCGGCTCAACTTTAATCTTCTCGACACGTGTGGCCGCTCCGCCCCCACGCTCGCGCTCGAGCGTGGCGACACGCTCTCCGTGCGGCTCCTTTCGTTCTACGGTGCGCATGTGGCCTTTGATGGGCAAGTGAACGCATCGCACACCCGCCtagcgcgcgcctgcacccACGGCGATGTCGCCCGcgtcgaggcgctgctccgccaagGCGACTCGATCACGCAGATCTCGGCGGACGGCCGCTACACGCTTGTGCActacgccgccgcgcagccaaGCGTCCTGCGGACGTTGGTGGAGCATGGGTTGTCGCTGGAGTTCGAGAACGCCTTTGGGGAGTCGGCGctgacgtcgctgctgcggcacgg of the Leishmania donovani BPK282A1 complete genome, chromosome 5 genome contains:
- a CDS encoding kinesin, putative is translated as MNSTVFAYGQTGSGKTYSITGGTESYQDRGLIPRAMAMIYEEVARRREGGGRHLRRSSSAEAAGDDGHHASDDDASGGGATTYTITMSYLQIYNDKGQDLLNHGRDARTLEELPAVTIHEMEDDIMLKGLEQHSAPTLADALNLLFLGDTNRLYCETPMNKTSSRSHCIFTIYLEARSASSSVVRRSKLNLVDLAGSERVSKTGVSGTILTEAKHINLSLHFLEQVIVALSEKAKGVRDHVPYRNSFLTMVLRDSLGRNCKTVMLATAHVVASQVAETMSTCQFAQRVALIQQAPQVNVETDPVLLVRRLRAEVAQLKDEVAYLRANGGGSGAASLAADRTLTADEKNVCRGMVDAYIQKAAVDGDWSSRLTGLNGDMARIYCCYEILRERLVRGGGGVPHDTQQQRQQKQRLEDSEAQVTALRHTLQLKENELQMLLTVLKKAGHADATSSVGGAGGGASLCAAGMRYNAVAQTPHSDGGAISGSGEAKGVAGVPFIFTISRSSSGSRSANVGDVQNDEQQQAELSLRRNIYRDAQQLVAQLRRSAGAALTQATAAAAPPHAESTVEAALARVTTLAQQGQFTEAEVAVATEFLESKREYQQHVANLHERGEGDKNNGGGSGSGSGAGGGDARTAVDVLMDEQFLQNRAQALEAFKASYEAQHKVEEIKQLLRPTYAACKATAQQLNACVDAIKQLKTKIQRRRAERAADGSDVVDAEEAAWLAELSSMKERYNVHAAQLRHDKEEIDGMHAYLKRAQEQLVRDFERWFSARQQQVQLAVQQQELHAQRRHEEEKRAELTDGLRAALGVSPTNVPLSEKPGPTMCVTPPPSPRGDTGYTASSITSSQCGSSLPFSPLFSAAQRQRPYAHSASDSMIAAPCLPNTSGSGGLSAVLLPSTTQAPVRGEHHSSSVPTLSLTTPSARLAMTVKDGQLHSADVALARLSLSPTVQRDGSSTSPPATSPGLTGPAQNGWTTAKASTTLMMGGGTETTPSPTRPFHLLPLGDTTTTNTTANGTASSVAPAGSAASANKKPSNPYFPLFPSTGNAAADAQLAELYKAREAMRKQFQ